The following is a genomic window from Chitinophagales bacterium.
GAGAAAAAACTGCAAGAAATTCATTACTGTTAAGCGCAATTTGATAGACATACAGATAACATTTTAAGTGGCTAAGATAGTTGTTTTGAAGTGAGAAGTGAGATATTAGAAGTAAGATGTTAGAAATTAGAAGCTAGAAACTAGTTGTGAGTTACTAGTTACAAGTTCTCGAATTAATATACAATCTGACATAGAAAATTGTAATTAACTAAACTATAACCTATCTCCTATTCAATTCCTCTTGTATCTTGGCTGCCATTTCATAGTCTTCTCTACCTATGGCTTCTTTGAGCATAGATTTTAGTCGCGATGTCTCGATTTGTGCTAAGTCTTGATTATTTGAAGACTTGTGAGGGTGTTCCACTTTATCGGCATAGCTTTGTTGGATATCTTCAAAAACTTCTTCAACAGCTAGTATAGGTTTTTCCATTTTCAAAGCTAAACATATCGCATCCGATGGTCTGCAATCTATATATTTAATATGTCCAAAATTGTCTTCCAATACCGCATGCGCATAATAAACACCATCTTCATATTTGTAAATAACTATGTGCTTGAGCATGATTTCAAAATCATTCAAAATCATTTGAACGAAATGATGGGTAAGTGGTCGAGTAGTGATAATTTTTTCTGACGAAATAGCCATAGCCTGTGCTTCAGCACCTCCTACAATGATTTGAAATTTGCGAACACCTCCAATCTCCTTGAGCACTACATTATAACCGTTGCGTGTAGAAAAGCTAGTGGAGATAGATTGAATTTCGAGAGGAACCATTTTTATAGCTAATAATTAATTAGTTAATAACTAATAGGTGTTATTAATTTTAGTTAGATTCAAATACCTACTAATAACATACCTTGAATAATCAACTATTCGTTATTCATTATTAGCTATTAGTTAGTTAAGTGGAGGATAATCCCGCTCGTGCGGGAAACCTATGACCACATTTTTAGGTGGAGGATAACGGATTCGAACCGATGGCCTCTTGCATGCCATGCAAGCGCTCTACCAACTGAGCTAATCCCCCAAATAATTCCGCTTGCATGCAAGCCCTCTACCAATCCTGACGATAAATGTCAGTATTGATCCCCTCAAAATATGAAAGACAAATATAGCAAATTAAATTTGAAGGTTTTTATTTAGATTTGTGATTAAAATATACGGAATGTCTATACTAAATCAAAGTTCTGCTCCAAAGATTATTGATAGGCTAAACAATTTAAAGCCTGACACTCAACCTCAATGGGGCAAGATGAATGCCGCTGAAATGTTGTTGCATTGCAGAAAAGCTATAGAAATACCATTAGGTAAGCATCAGCTAAACCCCAATTTTTTCTTCAAATTATTTTTTGGTAAGTGGATAAAGTCAGCAGTTGTAGGAGATAAGCCGTTTCAAAAAGATTCTCCTACGTCTCCCGATTTTTTAGTGAATGACAAAGGACTTGATTTTGAAAAAGAAAAACAAGCCTTGCTTGAAGACATTCATACTTTTGTTCATACAACCGATGACATTCTAGACCAAAGACCGCATGGACTCTTCGGCTCTATGACAGCGCATGAGTGGCGCAAAGGCCAATGGAAGCATTTGGATCATCATTGGAGGCAGTTTGGGGTGTGAGGACATATCTCTAACGAACAATTTGCAATTTATTAGTAGCTACCCTTTGTCCATCCTGCTCTAAAGAATAAAAATAGGTGCCAGATGGCAAATCTAGTGTTGAGATTGTCATGCTATTCCTACCTAATATTGATTCCGCATTATATACTTTTATAATCTGCCCTATTATTGAATGCATAATTATACGGCTCGATTTATTCGTTAAAGCTTTAGTATAATTTATATTAATAAAATCATTCGTTGGATTTGGATAGGCCCATAATTCAGTATTATTTTTATCAAGATCTGCTATACTTGAAGAATTACAGTTTGTTGTATTATCGCTACTTATTTTTTCTATCGAAGTGGAATCTATTGAAACTTCAAAAGTTCTGTCCCAGCCAGCGACAGATTGATTGCCATGCATAAAATATGCTAAACTATCTGATGCAATAGAAGAACATAAAAGCGTATCAAACACTTTGCTAGTATTTAATCTAGTCGGATTAGAAAAAATTTGAATTCTATGTGCATTCATCTGTTTTATGTATCTGAAATAATACTTAACACCTGTTGTTAAGTTTAGA
Proteins encoded in this region:
- a CDS encoding DUF1569 domain-containing protein, with amino-acid sequence MSILNQSSAPKIIDRLNNLKPDTQPQWGKMNAAEMLLHCRKAIEIPLGKHQLNPNFFFKLFFGKWIKSAVVGDKPFQKDSPTSPDFLVNDKGLDFEKEKQALLEDIHTFVHTTDDILDQRPHGLFGSMTAHEWRKGQWKHLDHHWRQFGV
- a CDS encoding T9SS type A sorting domain-containing protein encodes the protein MKKLILSIFLSTIVLIGNSQIVLTDNYTNSAIWSELDDVDNQINLNSGLLISNTTWSLSNPDQSNARIYRSLGTTLRNTDRLKVDIDFKVSQNLSNQNGLILFSLCQNSNQPYVTRNSDYSYDCKKNSSICVSLGDGFISLQLKGLNSFQNNTSTCPNSFSRDIYGLNLTTGVKYYFRYIKQMNAHRIQIFSNPTRLNTSKVFDTLLCSSIASDSLAYFMHGNQSVAGWDRTFEVSIDSTSIEKISSDNTTNCNSSSIADLDKNNTELWAYPNPTNDFININYTKALTNKSSRIIMHSIIGQIIKVYNAESILGRNSMTISTLDLPSGTYFYSLEQDGQRVATNKLQIVR
- a CDS encoding bifunctional nuclease family protein codes for the protein MVPLEIQSISTSFSTRNGYNVVLKEIGGVRKFQIIVGGAEAQAMAISSEKIITTRPLTHHFVQMILNDFEIMLKHIVIYKYEDGVYYAHAVLEDNFGHIKYIDCRPSDAICLALKMEKPILAVEEVFEDIQQSYADKVEHPHKSSNNQDLAQIETSRLKSMLKEAIGREDYEMAAKIQEELNRR